A portion of the Stella humosa genome contains these proteins:
- a CDS encoding copper chaperone PCu(A)C, which yields MKGRSTILALAMLAGAGMPALAQAPATAATAIEIVQPWARPTAGGAKTGAAYVTLRNPAAAADRLLSAAAPVADAVELHTVVKDGDVMRMRPVAGIDIAAGSTTRLEPGGFHIMLIGLKAPLKAGDRFPLELVFEKAGRLTADVAVGQPGGHGGPMKH from the coding sequence ATGAAGGGCCGCTCCACCATCCTGGCGCTGGCCATGCTGGCCGGCGCCGGCATGCCCGCGCTGGCGCAGGCCCCGGCCACAGCAGCAACCGCCATCGAGATCGTGCAGCCCTGGGCGCGGCCCACGGCCGGTGGCGCCAAGACCGGGGCTGCCTATGTCACCCTGCGCAACCCGGCGGCCGCGGCAGACCGGCTGCTGTCGGCCGCGGCGCCGGTCGCCGACGCGGTCGAGCTGCACACGGTGGTGAAGGACGGCGATGTCATGCGCATGCGGCCGGTGGCCGGCATCGACATCGCCGCCGGCTCGACCACGCGGCTGGAGCCAGGCGGCTTCCACATCATGCTGATCGGGTTGAAGGCGCCCCTGAAGGCCGGCGACCGCTTTCCCTTGGAACTGGTCTTCGAGAAGGCCGGACGGCTGACGGCCGACGTGGCCGTGGGCCAGCCCGGCGGCCATGGCGGCCCCATGAAGCACTAA
- a CDS encoding TonB-dependent receptor family protein → MTALSTAAVAQSPVQLSPVTVQGAAPGASLTVPDTEGARRAIEQTPGAVSVVSDKAWRETPATTLKDVLDYTPGVFVQPKWGEDSRLSIRGSGLSRNFHMRGVAILQDGVPVNASDGSSDFQELDPTAFRYTEVYKGANALRYGSNYVGGAINFVSPTGYDADLFDGRADIGSFGFRRLQGSTGGNNGVVDGYVTGSWQAQDGFRDHSNGESKRASGNVGWRITPDLETRFYFNAVDLKQYIPGSVTRDSALNDPRKAAAGNLLQNYQRNMESLRVANKTTLKLGNTKLEVGGYAVDKALIHPIFQYLDYDYRDFGAFARVVDEREIGGRRNRLTVGTNVAFGSVDNKQYVNLPGGRKGNLLSASKDKSLTTSVYAEDSFEVVRDVSVVAGAQYVQAKRKRVDRFQDATDTSGDNTYDFLNPKLGLLWQVDPGWQVFANVSRSGEAPTFGELNFTNTVLADTKAQRATTFEIGTRGRRPDYSWDLALYRMNLKNEFQFFDLGGGNFQVTNADRTIHQGIEAGGGVAVAKGLLSEADRLWVNAAYTFSDFRFDGDRDWGDNKLPGAPRHYLRAELLYRSPDGFYFGPNVEWVPQAYYVDNANSLKTESYALLGFRAGYDFNEHVSLFLDARNLLDTKYIASSSVAAVANPNSPLFEPGTGIAAYGGLRLRW, encoded by the coding sequence TTGACGGCCCTTTCCACCGCGGCTGTAGCCCAATCTCCCGTTCAACTTTCGCCCGTCACGGTCCAGGGCGCCGCGCCCGGCGCCAGCCTGACGGTCCCCGACACCGAAGGCGCCCGCCGGGCGATCGAGCAGACGCCGGGTGCCGTGTCCGTCGTGTCCGACAAGGCCTGGCGCGAAACCCCCGCCACGACCCTGAAGGACGTGCTGGACTATACGCCGGGCGTTTTCGTGCAGCCCAAATGGGGCGAGGATTCGCGCCTGTCGATCCGCGGGTCCGGCCTGTCGCGCAATTTCCATATGCGCGGCGTCGCCATCCTCCAGGACGGCGTGCCGGTCAACGCGTCGGACGGCAGCAGCGACTTCCAGGAGCTGGACCCGACGGCCTTCCGCTACACGGAGGTCTACAAGGGCGCCAACGCGCTGCGCTATGGCTCAAACTATGTCGGCGGCGCCATCAACTTCGTCTCGCCGACGGGGTATGACGCCGACCTGTTCGACGGCCGCGCCGATATCGGCAGCTTCGGGTTCCGCCGGCTGCAAGGCAGCACGGGCGGCAACAACGGCGTGGTGGATGGCTATGTCACCGGCTCCTGGCAGGCCCAGGACGGCTTCCGCGACCACAGCAACGGCGAATCGAAGCGCGCGTCGGGCAATGTCGGCTGGCGGATCACGCCGGACCTGGAGACCCGCTTCTACTTCAACGCCGTCGACCTGAAGCAGTACATCCCCGGTTCGGTGACCCGCGATTCGGCGCTGAACGATCCGCGGAAGGCCGCTGCCGGCAACCTGCTGCAGAACTACCAGCGCAACATGGAATCCCTGCGCGTCGCCAACAAGACGACGCTGAAGCTGGGCAACACCAAGCTGGAGGTGGGAGGCTATGCGGTCGACAAGGCCCTTATCCACCCGATCTTCCAGTATCTCGACTACGACTACCGGGACTTCGGCGCCTTCGCCCGGGTGGTCGACGAGCGCGAGATTGGTGGCCGGCGCAACCGTCTGACGGTCGGCACGAACGTCGCCTTCGGCTCGGTCGACAACAAGCAGTATGTGAACCTGCCCGGCGGGCGGAAGGGCAACCTCCTCTCGGCCTCCAAGGACAAGTCGCTGACGACCAGCGTCTATGCCGAGGATTCCTTCGAGGTCGTCCGCGACGTCTCGGTGGTGGCGGGCGCCCAGTACGTCCAGGCCAAGCGCAAGCGCGTCGACCGCTTCCAGGACGCCACCGACACGTCGGGCGACAATACCTACGACTTCCTCAATCCCAAGCTGGGGCTGCTGTGGCAAGTCGATCCGGGCTGGCAGGTCTTCGCCAACGTGTCCCGCAGCGGCGAGGCACCGACCTTCGGCGAGCTGAACTTCACCAACACGGTGCTGGCCGACACCAAGGCGCAGCGCGCGACGACCTTCGAGATCGGCACGCGCGGCCGGCGGCCCGACTATAGCTGGGACCTCGCTCTCTATCGCATGAACCTGAAGAACGAGTTCCAGTTCTTCGACCTGGGCGGCGGCAACTTCCAGGTCACCAATGCCGACCGCACGATCCACCAGGGCATCGAGGCCGGCGGTGGCGTCGCCGTCGCCAAGGGCCTGCTGTCGGAGGCCGACCGGCTGTGGGTGAACGCCGCCTACACCTTCAGCGACTTCCGCTTCGATGGCGACCGCGACTGGGGCGACAACAAGCTGCCGGGCGCGCCGCGCCATTACCTGCGGGCCGAGCTGCTGTACCGCAGCCCGGACGGGTTCTATTTCGGACCGAACGTCGAATGGGTGCCGCAAGCCTACTATGTCGACAATGCCAACTCGCTGAAGACGGAATCCTACGCCCTGCTCGGCTTCCGGGCGGGCTACGACTTCAACGAGCATGTCTCGTTGTTCCTGGACGCGCGCAACCTGCTCGATACCAAGTACATCGCCAGCAGCAGTGTGGCCGCGGTGGCCAATCCCAACTCGCCCCTGTTCGAACCCGGCACCGGCATCGCCGCCTATGGCGGACTGCGCCTGCGCTGGTAG
- a CDS encoding YcnI family copper-binding membrane protein, with product MSTQIISRPHARRAAPVLGAILVLAALATAPQARAHAVLDTATATAGSYHKLVVRIGHGCKGSPTVEVSVGLPDGVGGGKPQPKAGWQVATTKEKLAEPFRDGHGVLVTDRVAHVTWTGGPLDDAHFDEFAISVRLPNRPGETLRFPVVQRCQTGEHRWVEMPAPGQRPGELKEPAPGLMLLPR from the coding sequence ATGTCCACCCAGATCATATCCCGGCCGCACGCTAGGCGTGCTGCCCCGGTGCTTGGCGCCATCCTGGTCCTGGCCGCACTTGCCACCGCACCACAGGCACGCGCCCATGCGGTGCTCGATACAGCGACGGCGACGGCCGGCAGCTACCACAAGCTGGTCGTGCGAATCGGCCATGGCTGCAAGGGCTCACCCACCGTCGAAGTGTCCGTGGGACTGCCGGATGGGGTCGGCGGCGGCAAGCCGCAGCCCAAGGCCGGCTGGCAGGTCGCCACGACCAAGGAAAAGCTGGCCGAGCCATTTCGCGATGGCCATGGCGTCCTGGTAACGGACCGGGTCGCGCACGTGACGTGGACCGGCGGGCCTCTCGATGACGCGCACTTCGACGAGTTCGCCATCAGCGTCCGCCTGCCCAACCGGCCGGGCGAGACCCTGCGGTTCCCCGTCGTGCAGCGTTGCCAGACCGGCGAGCACCGTTGGGTCGAAATGCCCGCGCCAGGCCAGCGCCCAGGCGAACTGAAGGAACCTGCGCCGGGGCTGATGCTGCTGCCGCGCTAG
- a CDS encoding DUF2946 family protein encodes MVREPARDKSETQGAAKRAWLAGLLVWAVVLQMLVPMLGPVRLGDGTATAALGRLLPICTIDGLRLAEPGTSENDGAPAGQAMDGGWHCVIAFTPAVAPPAEIAVPAAPAGRMFAWAVPPPDVLAISRPRQPQSARGPPINS; translated from the coding sequence ATGGTGCGCGAACCGGCCAGAGACAAGAGCGAAACCCAGGGTGCTGCAAAGCGCGCCTGGCTCGCGGGCCTGCTTGTCTGGGCCGTCGTGCTGCAGATGCTGGTGCCGATGCTGGGCCCGGTGCGCCTGGGCGACGGCACGGCAACCGCGGCCCTCGGTCGCCTGCTGCCCATCTGCACGATCGACGGGCTTCGCCTGGCAGAGCCCGGCACCAGCGAGAATGACGGTGCACCGGCCGGCCAGGCGATGGATGGCGGCTGGCATTGCGTCATCGCCTTCACGCCAGCGGTCGCACCGCCGGCGGAAATCGCGGTTCCGGCGGCGCCGGCCGGACGCATGTTTGCCTGGGCGGTGCCGCCGCCCGACGTACTGGCGATCAGCCGCCCGCGACAACCGCAATCGGCGCGCGGCCCGCCCATCAATTCCTGA
- a CDS encoding ATP-binding protein: MTGPALPDFVLRGELAALVHRFDWERTSLGARAAWAPELRATVDIVLASPVPIVMLCGTDGVMIYNDAYSAFAGGRHPGLLGMPVLDGWPEVADFNRRVMDVGLRGGTLSFRDQHLILHRHGVPEDVWMDLNYSPIRDAAGQPSGVLAIVVETTERIVAERRRREAEEALRLLNANLEQIVGERTQALRQAEEQLHHAQRMEAVGQLTGGIAHDFNNLLQALSACLTMIGRRSAEPAVVPLVEAGQQAVARGGRLTQQLMAFARHQTLRPEPFDVRDRLAGMAGLIERALRADISVGMQPRPGLWPVEADPTQFELALLNLVVNARDAMAGRGELVIEAENCRLDGSDIDGLCGDFVRVAVRDDGSGMPPEILARVFEPFFTTKAVGKGSGLGLSQVYGFCRQSGGVARIESAIGQGTTVAMILPRAARPAMAAVDPPAIQAAVTGGARLLLVEDDPLVASLVASTLGDLGYAVALAASGEEALARLQAGLTIDLLFSDMVMPGAISGADLAREAIALRPGMPVLLATGYSEELAELSGLRVLAKPYRIDDLTAAIEQALAGRPAAA, encoded by the coding sequence ATGACCGGGCCGGCGCTGCCCGATTTCGTGCTGCGCGGCGAGTTGGCCGCGCTCGTGCACCGGTTCGACTGGGAGCGGACGAGCCTCGGCGCGCGCGCCGCGTGGGCGCCGGAGCTGCGCGCCACGGTGGATATCGTCCTGGCGTCCCCGGTCCCGATCGTGATGCTGTGCGGCACCGACGGCGTGATGATCTACAACGATGCCTATTCCGCCTTCGCCGGCGGTCGGCACCCGGGCCTCCTGGGTATGCCGGTACTCGACGGCTGGCCCGAGGTCGCGGATTTCAATCGCCGCGTCATGGATGTCGGGCTGCGCGGCGGCACGCTCTCCTTTCGCGACCAGCATCTCATCCTGCACCGCCACGGCGTGCCGGAAGATGTGTGGATGGACCTCAACTACAGCCCCATCCGCGATGCCGCCGGCCAGCCGTCCGGCGTGCTGGCGATCGTCGTCGAGACGACGGAGCGCATCGTGGCCGAGCGCCGACGCCGGGAAGCCGAGGAGGCGCTGCGCCTGCTGAACGCCAACCTGGAACAGATCGTCGGCGAGCGGACCCAGGCCCTGCGCCAGGCCGAGGAGCAACTCCACCATGCCCAGCGGATGGAAGCGGTGGGCCAGCTCACCGGCGGCATCGCGCATGATTTCAACAACCTGCTGCAGGCGCTGTCGGCCTGCCTGACCATGATCGGGCGGCGCAGCGCCGAGCCCGCGGTCGTCCCGCTGGTGGAGGCCGGGCAGCAGGCCGTCGCCCGCGGCGGGCGGCTGACGCAGCAACTGATGGCCTTCGCGCGGCACCAGACCCTGCGGCCGGAACCGTTCGACGTGCGCGACCGGCTGGCAGGCATGGCCGGCCTGATCGAGCGCGCGCTGCGTGCCGACATCTCGGTCGGCATGCAGCCGCGCCCGGGCCTGTGGCCGGTCGAAGCCGACCCGACGCAGTTCGAACTGGCCCTGCTGAACCTGGTCGTCAATGCCAGGGATGCCATGGCTGGGCGGGGGGAGCTGGTCATCGAGGCGGAGAACTGCCGCCTGGACGGTTCCGACATCGACGGTCTCTGCGGCGATTTCGTGCGGGTTGCGGTGCGCGACGATGGCTCGGGCATGCCGCCCGAGATTCTGGCCCGCGTCTTCGAGCCATTCTTCACCACCAAGGCGGTCGGCAAAGGGTCGGGCCTCGGCCTGTCGCAAGTCTATGGCTTCTGTCGCCAGTCGGGCGGCGTGGCGCGGATCGAAAGCGCGATCGGCCAGGGCACGACGGTGGCTATGATCCTGCCGCGGGCCGCCCGGCCGGCAATGGCCGCCGTCGATCCGCCGGCAATCCAGGCCGCCGTTACCGGCGGCGCCCGGCTGCTGCTGGTCGAAGACGATCCGCTGGTGGCCAGCCTGGTGGCGTCGACCCTGGGCGACCTCGGTTATGCCGTGGCGCTCGCGGCGTCGGGCGAGGAGGCCCTCGCGCGGCTGCAAGCCGGCCTGACGATCGATTTGCTCTTCAGCGACATGGTTATGCCGGGCGCCATCAGCGGCGCCGACCTGGCGCGCGAGGCGATCGCCCTGCGGCCGGGCATGCCGGTCCTGCTGGCAACGGGCTACAGCGAGGAGTTGGCCGAGCTCTCCGGCCTGCGGGTACTGGCCAAGCCCTACCGCATCGACGACCTGACGGCGGCCATCGAACAGGCTCTGGCGGGACGGCCCGCAGCGGCCTAA
- a CDS encoding threonine ammonia-lyase, whose amino-acid sequence MTVTLADIRSAAALIAGTIPETPCIPAPRLSQASGAEVFLKLETVQATGSFKERGALARLLTLTPEAAAAGVIAMSAGNHAQGVACHATRLGIPATIVMPEATPFTKIERTEGYGARVLLHGRTLAEARAYAWEVAERDRLTFVHPYDDPMVVAGQGTVGLEIARQVERLDDVIVPIGGGGLIAGTATAIRALSPRTRIWGVQTALFPAMRQTLAGQAITAGGDTLAEGIAVAEPGQLPARILAGLLEDILLVDEASIERAVHRLIEEQKLVTEGAGAAPVAALLANPDRFRGRRVAIVIGGGNIDDRLLASILMRGLVREGRLIRLRIELNDAPGALSQVARLVADSGGNIVEIYHQRLFFDVPVKRAEVDAVVEIRNFRHADLLAAALTAAGFPTRQMTYTNAGS is encoded by the coding sequence ATGACGGTGACGCTGGCGGACATCCGCAGCGCCGCCGCCCTGATCGCCGGGACCATCCCCGAAACGCCCTGCATCCCGGCCCCGCGCCTGTCCCAGGCGAGCGGCGCCGAGGTCTTTCTGAAGCTGGAGACGGTGCAGGCGACGGGCTCCTTCAAGGAGCGCGGGGCGCTGGCGCGCCTGCTGACGCTGACGCCCGAGGCGGCCGCCGCCGGCGTCATTGCCATGTCCGCCGGCAACCATGCCCAGGGCGTGGCCTGCCATGCCACCCGCCTCGGCATCCCGGCCACCATCGTCATGCCGGAGGCGACGCCATTCACCAAGATCGAGCGGACCGAGGGCTACGGCGCCCGCGTCCTGCTGCACGGGCGCACCCTGGCCGAGGCGCGCGCCTATGCCTGGGAGGTGGCAGAGCGCGACCGCCTGACCTTCGTGCATCCCTATGACGACCCGATGGTGGTGGCGGGCCAGGGCACCGTGGGCCTGGAGATCGCCCGCCAGGTGGAGCGGCTGGACGACGTCATCGTGCCGATCGGCGGCGGCGGGCTGATCGCCGGCACGGCCACGGCCATCCGCGCGCTCAGCCCGCGGACGCGGATCTGGGGCGTGCAGACCGCACTGTTCCCGGCGATGCGGCAGACGCTGGCAGGCCAAGCCATCACCGCGGGTGGCGACACGCTGGCCGAGGGCATCGCCGTGGCCGAGCCCGGCCAGTTGCCCGCGCGCATCCTGGCCGGCCTGCTGGAAGACATCCTGCTGGTGGACGAGGCTTCCATCGAGCGCGCCGTGCACCGGCTGATCGAGGAGCAGAAGCTGGTCACCGAGGGCGCGGGTGCGGCGCCGGTGGCCGCCTTGCTGGCCAATCCGGACCGCTTCCGCGGCCGGCGGGTCGCCATCGTCATCGGCGGCGGCAACATCGACGACCGACTGCTGGCCTCGATCCTGATGCGCGGCCTGGTACGCGAAGGCCGGCTCATCCGCCTGCGCATCGAGTTGAACGACGCACCGGGGGCGCTGTCGCAGGTGGCCCGCCTGGTCGCCGATTCCGGGGGCAACATCGTCGAGATCTACCACCAGCGCCTGTTCTTCGACGTGCCGGTGAAGCGCGCCGAGGTCGACGCGGTGGTAGAGATCCGCAATTTCCGCCACGCCGACCTGCTGGCCGCCGCCCTGACCGCGGCCGGCTTCCCGACCCGGCAGATGACCTACACCAACGCCGGCAGTTAG
- a CDS encoding penicillin acylase family protein, with the protein MRLIRRALALLLAAAVCLVAGGFLYLWTSLPPTSGEIRAAGLGARAQIARDAHGLVRITAANVPDAYFALGLAHAQDRFAQMELQRRVAQGRLAEVIGADGVETDRLMRTLGIHRLAQDIVPTLDAKTRIIFDSYAAGINTYINSASQMPPPEFVLLRHRPEPWTAADSVAWGKLMALQLSGNYRAEALRARLRTRLTQDRVDALWPDAGGPSTTEGASNAWIVGGARTIGGKPILANDPHLGLRLPGIWHLSRIEAPGFTVAGGAFPGTPFHVLGHNGRVAWGMTTTNADVSDLVLERVTSDRPDHYDSPDGPLPFAVREETIRVRGGRPIPLRVRTTRHGPVISDVSSAITAPADGQVVALQATWLLPGDRTAQSFHAMMRAGTAAAFREALQLFGGPPQNIHFADREGEFGMVTAGNIPIRDGGDGWMPAEGWTARNRWPAFIPFDRLPQRAGKPYEVIANANNRVVGADYPFLITREWDAPYRIQRLADRLAEPGRHRVDTSAAIMADSVSMSARALIPLLAPTVQRNARTGAALDRLVAWDGTMDRLRPEPLIFTAWMRELVRTILADELGDLFEEFWDLRPGLIQHILTADPSWCDDQVTHDRVETCGDQATAALERAIDFLSARHGADLSRWQWGAAHTVRFSPPYLGDVPLLGRLFSAEVATDGGSDTINRGNMRINQEATPFRNVHGAGFRAVFDLSDLDRSWFMIAAGQSGNPLSRNFLDLVVPWRDFDWLPLPAWAGTPPEGRTLRLVPQ; encoded by the coding sequence ATGCGACTGATCCGGCGTGCCCTCGCGCTGCTGCTGGCGGCGGCCGTCTGCCTCGTGGCAGGCGGCTTCCTCTACCTGTGGACATCGTTGCCGCCGACGAGCGGCGAGATCCGCGCAGCCGGCCTGGGCGCGCGCGCGCAGATCGCCCGCGACGCCCACGGGCTGGTGCGCATTACCGCGGCCAACGTGCCCGACGCCTACTTCGCCCTGGGCCTGGCCCACGCCCAGGATCGCTTCGCCCAGATGGAACTGCAGCGCCGCGTCGCCCAGGGCCGCCTGGCCGAGGTGATCGGCGCCGACGGGGTGGAGACCGACCGCCTGATGCGGACGCTGGGCATCCACCGGCTGGCACAGGACATCGTGCCGACCCTGGACGCCAAAACTCGAATTATATTCGACTCTTATGCCGCTGGGATAAACACCTACATCAACTCCGCCAGCCAGATGCCGCCACCGGAGTTCGTGCTGCTGCGCCACCGGCCGGAGCCGTGGACGGCCGCCGACAGCGTCGCCTGGGGCAAGCTGATGGCCCTGCAACTCTCCGGCAACTACCGCGCCGAGGCGTTGCGCGCCCGGCTGCGCACGCGGCTCACCCAGGACCGGGTCGATGCGCTGTGGCCGGACGCCGGGGGCCCCAGCACGACCGAGGGGGCATCGAACGCCTGGATCGTCGGCGGCGCGCGCACGATCGGCGGCAAGCCGATCCTCGCCAACGACCCCCATCTGGGCCTGCGCCTGCCGGGCATCTGGCACCTCTCGCGCATCGAGGCACCCGGCTTCACGGTGGCCGGCGGCGCCTTTCCCGGAACGCCCTTCCATGTGCTCGGGCACAATGGCCGCGTCGCCTGGGGCATGACCACGACCAATGCCGACGTCTCCGACCTCGTGCTCGAACGGGTGACGAGCGACCGGCCCGACCACTATGACAGCCCCGACGGCCCGCTGCCGTTCGCCGTCCGGGAAGAGACGATCCGCGTGCGCGGCGGCAGGCCGATCCCGCTCCGCGTGCGGACGACGCGGCATGGGCCCGTCATCTCGGATGTCTCCAGCGCGATCACCGCGCCGGCCGATGGCCAGGTGGTGGCGCTGCAGGCGACCTGGCTGCTGCCCGGCGACCGCACCGCCCAGTCCTTCCACGCGATGATGCGTGCCGGCACCGCGGCCGCCTTCCGCGAGGCCCTGCAACTGTTCGGCGGCCCGCCCCAGAACATCCATTTCGCCGACCGCGAGGGCGAGTTTGGCATGGTCACGGCCGGAAACATCCCCATCCGCGACGGTGGCGACGGCTGGATGCCGGCCGAGGGTTGGACCGCCCGCAACCGCTGGCCGGCCTTCATTCCGTTCGACCGCCTGCCGCAGCGCGCCGGCAAGCCGTACGAGGTGATCGCCAACGCCAACAACCGCGTCGTCGGCGCCGACTATCCGTTCCTGATCACCCGCGAGTGGGATGCCCCCTATCGCATCCAGCGCCTGGCCGACCGGCTGGCCGAGCCCGGCCGCCACCGCGTCGACACCAGTGCCGCCATCATGGCCGACTCCGTCTCCATGTCGGCCCGGGCGCTGATCCCGCTGCTGGCCCCGACGGTGCAGCGGAACGCGCGCACTGGCGCGGCGCTCGACCGGTTGGTGGCCTGGGACGGCACGATGGACCGCCTGCGCCCCGAGCCGCTGATCTTCACGGCCTGGATGCGCGAGCTGGTGCGCACGATCCTGGCCGACGAGCTGGGCGACCTGTTCGAGGAGTTCTGGGACCTGCGCCCGGGCCTGATCCAGCACATCCTGACCGCCGACCCGTCCTGGTGCGACGACCAGGTGACCCATGACCGGGTCGAGACCTGTGGCGACCAGGCGACCGCCGCGCTCGAGCGTGCCATCGACTTCCTGTCGGCGCGCCACGGCGCCGACCTGTCGCGCTGGCAGTGGGGGGCCGCCCACACCGTCCGCTTCTCGCCACCCTACCTGGGCGACGTGCCCCTGCTGGGCCGGCTCTTCTCGGCAGAGGTCGCGACCGACGGCGGCAGCGACACCATCAATCGAGGCAACATGCGCATCAACCAGGAAGCCACCCCGTTCCGCAATGTGCACGGGGCCGGCTTCCGCGCCGTCTTCGACCTGTCCGATCTCGACCGCTCGTGGTTCATGATCGCCGCCGGTCAGTCGGGCAACCCGCTGTCGCGCAATTTCCTGGACCTCGTCGTGCCTTGGCGGGATTTCGATTGGCTGCCCCTGCCCGCCTGGGCCGGAACCCCGCCCGAGGGGCGCACCCTGCGCCTGGTGCCGCAATGA
- a CDS encoding aldehyde dehydrogenase family protein, translating to MQKNELSPQLDPFALAKSLAGRNLIDGALVPAAAGKTFPVVNPATGEEVSQAAYGEAADVDAAVASSVKAQKAWARLPSRERGRLVAECGRRLTLHVEELGRLIALETGKALRTESRVEASVLADAFVFYGGLGGELKGETVPFNPDMLSLTLREPIGVVGAIIPWNVPMMLMALKIAPAMVAGNAVVVKSAEEAPLAVLRACQIMNEVLPPGVFNILSGFGPECGAPLVTHPKVGKITFTGSVETGKIVYRAAADKLIPVTLELGGKSPMIVMGDADVDRAVGGAVTGMRFTRQGQSCTAASRIFVHSSIHDEFVGKLKAKVDAMVMGDPLDEKTDIGTIISHQQFDKVKSYIKIGTELAGSKANLCSAMPTDPKLAKGLFVQPVIFTGVDNDSRIAREEIFGPVACIIKFDDYEQVIEQANDSEYGLAATIWTRDLRTALDASRRLEAGIVQVNQNLVVQPNISYGGVKQSGLGKEASLEAMLEHFTHKKTVIINML from the coding sequence ATGCAGAAGAACGAACTTTCGCCCCAGCTCGACCCGTTCGCGCTGGCCAAGTCGCTGGCCGGCCGCAACCTCATCGACGGTGCCCTCGTCCCGGCTGCCGCCGGCAAGACCTTTCCGGTGGTCAACCCCGCCACCGGCGAGGAAGTCTCCCAGGCCGCCTATGGCGAGGCGGCCGACGTCGATGCCGCCGTGGCGTCGTCGGTGAAGGCGCAGAAGGCCTGGGCCCGCCTGCCGTCGCGCGAGCGCGGCCGGCTGGTCGCCGAATGCGGCCGCCGCCTGACGCTGCATGTCGAGGAACTGGGCCGGCTGATCGCGCTGGAGACCGGCAAGGCGCTGCGCACCGAAAGCCGCGTCGAGGCCTCGGTCCTGGCCGATGCCTTCGTGTTCTATGGCGGCCTTGGCGGCGAGTTGAAGGGCGAGACGGTCCCCTTCAACCCCGACATGCTGTCGCTCACCCTGCGGGAGCCGATCGGCGTGGTCGGTGCGATCATCCCCTGGAACGTGCCCATGATGCTGATGGCGCTGAAGATCGCGCCCGCCATGGTCGCCGGCAACGCCGTCGTGGTGAAGTCGGCCGAGGAAGCACCGCTGGCCGTGCTGCGCGCCTGCCAGATCATGAACGAGGTGCTGCCGCCCGGCGTCTTCAACATCCTGTCGGGCTTCGGGCCGGAATGCGGCGCCCCGCTCGTCACCCATCCCAAGGTCGGGAAGATCACCTTCACCGGCTCGGTCGAGACCGGCAAGATCGTCTACCGCGCGGCGGCCGACAAGCTGATCCCGGTGACGCTGGAGCTAGGCGGCAAGAGCCCGATGATCGTCATGGGCGATGCCGATGTCGACCGGGCCGTGGGCGGCGCCGTCACCGGCATGCGATTCACCCGCCAGGGACAGAGCTGCACGGCCGCCAGCCGCATCTTCGTTCATTCCAGCATCCACGACGAGTTCGTCGGCAAGCTGAAGGCCAAGGTCGACGCCATGGTCATGGGCGACCCGCTCGACGAGAAGACCGACATCGGCACGATCATCTCGCACCAGCAGTTCGACAAGGTGAAGTCCTACATCAAGATCGGGACCGAACTGGCTGGTTCAAAAGCGAATCTCTGCTCTGCCATGCCGACCGACCCGAAGCTGGCGAAGGGCCTGTTCGTGCAGCCGGTGATCTTCACCGGCGTGGACAACGACTCCCGCATCGCGCGTGAGGAAATCTTCGGCCCTGTCGCCTGCATCATCAAGTTCGACGACTACGAGCAGGTCATCGAGCAAGCCAATGATTCGGAATACGGATTGGCCGCGACGATCTGGACCAGGGACCTCCGCACCGCGCTCGACGCGTCGCGCCGCCTGGAGGCCGGCATCGTCCAGGTGAACCAGAACCTGGTCGTCCAGCCCAACATCTCCTATGGCGGCGTGAAGCAGTCCGGCCTCGGCAAGGAAGCCTCGCTCGAGGCGATGCTCGAGCACTTCACCCACAAGAAGACCGTGATCATCAACATGCTCTAG